The following coding sequences are from one Rhineura floridana isolate rRhiFlo1 chromosome 2, rRhiFlo1.hap2, whole genome shotgun sequence window:
- the DGLUCY gene encoding D-glutamate cyclase, mitochondrial isoform X1, with protein sequence MVFIGGLKTLLPHAVRNLIRTNKLSISNTSGMAEGFKQANIVILHKSLADDFEKFCQANDGPLPLLYRSEPGEWKCPSLCNDSDIRTDCLQYKKYENGVCTGILTSLKEFSEQLKDMVTFYLGCSFTFEKALQKVGIPVRNVEQKCNVSMYKTAVPCWSTENFHCNLVVTLRPIPKDKLEAVVRTTYPLKKSHGAPIHIGNPDLLGIQDLSSPDYGDAVQAQSGDVPVFWACGVTGTEAVSYCKSPLAFTHSPGCMFITDLKVEDAAAGKEVPEVYRICQNPLHYSIISAAAVQKIRCLEDMVGVDPGDRGVTHLRSQDELLKACLSISHAQSVLITTGFPTHFKYEPPEENDGPPGAIAMAAILKALGKNVAIVTDQRALNLNKNIIKEAVEQGILETPVPIISYNSDTPDSALLFLCENGNPEKPRFNHLIAIERAGMAVDGNYYNARKINIKHLVDPIDELFVAAQSIPGITTTGIGDGGNELGMGKVKEAVKKYIKNGDVIACDVEADFTVVAGVSNWGGYAVACALYILNTCEIHDRYLRKAVGFPRWCTNMNWASALPSVAKEEKLLNILQRHQVRSGKTASLAMEVDGLPFYDIHSLMLEKLLEETLK encoded by the exons ATGGTTTTCATAGGAGGCTTGAAAACTCTTCTTCCACATGCTGTCAGAAATCTAATTCGAACAAATAAACTCAGCATTAGCAATACTTCTGGAATGGCAGAAG GATTTAAACAGGCAAATATTGTAATTCTTCACAAATCTCTTGCGGATGACTTTGAAAAATTTTGCCAAGCAAATGATGGACCACTTCCATTACTGTATAGAAGTGAACCAGGGGAATGGAAATGCCCGTCCCTGTGCAATGATTCTGATATTAG AACTGACTGTTTGCAGTACAAGAAATATGAGAATGGGGTATGTACCGGAATTCTAACAAGCCTGAAGGAATTTTCTGAACAGCTTAAAGACATGGTGACTTTCTATCTAGgctgcagtttcacatttgaaaAGGCACTCCAGAAAGTTGGCATTCCTGTAAGAAATGTCGAACAAAAATGTAATGTAAGCATGTACAAG ACAGCTGTGCCTTGTTGGAGTACTGAAAACTTTCACTGCAATCTAGTAGTAACCTTGAGACCTATTCCTAAAGACAAATTGGAAGCAGTAGTGCGAACTACCTATCCACTGAAAAAATCACATGGAGCACCAATTCACATTGGTAACCCTG ATTTATTAGGAATTCAAGATCTTTCCAGTCCAGACTATGGTGATGCAGTACAGGCTCAGTCTGGGGATGTTCCAGTCTTTTGGGCTTGTGGGGTCACGGGCACAGAAGCTGTCAGCTATTGCA AGTCTCCACTGGCTTTCACCCATTCTCCTGGTTGCATGTTTATCACCGACCTGAAAGTTGAAGATGCTGCAGCTGGTAAAGAAGTCCCTGAAGTCTATCGTATTTGTCAGAATCCTTTGCACTACAGCATCATATCAGCAGCAGCTGTACAAAAAATCAGATGTCTAGAAGACATGGTAGGAGTAGACCCAG GGGACAGAGGTGTGACTCATTTGCGTTCTCAAGATGAACTTCTAAAGGCATGTCTGTCCATTTCCCATGCACAGTCAGTGTTAATTACTACTGGATTTCCTACCCACTTCAAATATGAGCCACCTGAAGAGAATGATGGGCCTCCAGGGGCCATTGCAATGGCAGCTATTTTGAAGGCCTTGGGGAAAAATGTAGCTATAGTAACTGACCAAAGAGCTCTGAATTTGAATAAAAACATCATCAAGGAAGCTGTAGAACAAG GGATCCTGGAGACACCAGTCCCAATAATTAGCTACAATAGTGATACTCCAGATTCAGCTTTGCTATTTTTGTGTGAGAATGGAAATCCAGAAAAGCCCAG ATTTAATCACTTGATAGCAATTGAGCGTGCTGGGATGGCTGTTGATGGTAATTATTATAATGCAAGAAAAATTAATATTAAGCATTTAGTGGATCCCATTGATGAACTCTTTGTCGCTGCGCAAAGTATCCCAGGAATTACTACAACAG gGATTGGGGATGGAGGAAATGAATTGGGAATGGGAAaagtaaaagaagcagtaaagaaGTACATTAAAAATGGAGATGTTATAGCTTGTGATGTGGAAGCTGATTTTACAGTTGTTGCAG GGGTTTCTAACTGGGGAGGCTATGCTGTTGCTTGTGCACTGTACATCCTCAATACCTGTGAAATACATGACCGCTATCTGAGGAAAGCTGTGGGATTTCCTAGATGGTGTACAAACATGAACTGGGCATCAGCACTTCCATCTGTGGCTAAG
- the DGLUCY gene encoding D-glutamate cyclase, mitochondrial isoform X2: protein MVTFYLGCSFTFEKALQKVGIPVRNVEQKCNVSMYKTAVPCWSTENFHCNLVVTLRPIPKDKLEAVVRTTYPLKKSHGAPIHIGNPDLLGIQDLSSPDYGDAVQAQSGDVPVFWACGVTGTEAVSYCKSPLAFTHSPGCMFITDLKVEDAAAGKEVPEVYRICQNPLHYSIISAAAVQKIRCLEDMVGVDPGDRGVTHLRSQDELLKACLSISHAQSVLITTGFPTHFKYEPPEENDGPPGAIAMAAILKALGKNVAIVTDQRALNLNKNIIKEAVEQGILETPVPIISYNSDTPDSALLFLCENGNPEKPRFNHLIAIERAGMAVDGNYYNARKINIKHLVDPIDELFVAAQSIPGITTTGIGDGGNELGMGKVKEAVKKYIKNGDVIACDVEADFTVVAGVSNWGGYAVACALYILNTCEIHDRYLRKAVGFPRWCTNMNWASALPSVAKEEKLLNILQRHQVRSGKTASLAMEVDGLPFYDIHSLMLEKLLEETLK from the exons ATGGTGACTTTCTATCTAGgctgcagtttcacatttgaaaAGGCACTCCAGAAAGTTGGCATTCCTGTAAGAAATGTCGAACAAAAATGTAATGTAAGCATGTACAAG ACAGCTGTGCCTTGTTGGAGTACTGAAAACTTTCACTGCAATCTAGTAGTAACCTTGAGACCTATTCCTAAAGACAAATTGGAAGCAGTAGTGCGAACTACCTATCCACTGAAAAAATCACATGGAGCACCAATTCACATTGGTAACCCTG ATTTATTAGGAATTCAAGATCTTTCCAGTCCAGACTATGGTGATGCAGTACAGGCTCAGTCTGGGGATGTTCCAGTCTTTTGGGCTTGTGGGGTCACGGGCACAGAAGCTGTCAGCTATTGCA AGTCTCCACTGGCTTTCACCCATTCTCCTGGTTGCATGTTTATCACCGACCTGAAAGTTGAAGATGCTGCAGCTGGTAAAGAAGTCCCTGAAGTCTATCGTATTTGTCAGAATCCTTTGCACTACAGCATCATATCAGCAGCAGCTGTACAAAAAATCAGATGTCTAGAAGACATGGTAGGAGTAGACCCAG GGGACAGAGGTGTGACTCATTTGCGTTCTCAAGATGAACTTCTAAAGGCATGTCTGTCCATTTCCCATGCACAGTCAGTGTTAATTACTACTGGATTTCCTACCCACTTCAAATATGAGCCACCTGAAGAGAATGATGGGCCTCCAGGGGCCATTGCAATGGCAGCTATTTTGAAGGCCTTGGGGAAAAATGTAGCTATAGTAACTGACCAAAGAGCTCTGAATTTGAATAAAAACATCATCAAGGAAGCTGTAGAACAAG GGATCCTGGAGACACCAGTCCCAATAATTAGCTACAATAGTGATACTCCAGATTCAGCTTTGCTATTTTTGTGTGAGAATGGAAATCCAGAAAAGCCCAG ATTTAATCACTTGATAGCAATTGAGCGTGCTGGGATGGCTGTTGATGGTAATTATTATAATGCAAGAAAAATTAATATTAAGCATTTAGTGGATCCCATTGATGAACTCTTTGTCGCTGCGCAAAGTATCCCAGGAATTACTACAACAG gGATTGGGGATGGAGGAAATGAATTGGGAATGGGAAaagtaaaagaagcagtaaagaaGTACATTAAAAATGGAGATGTTATAGCTTGTGATGTGGAAGCTGATTTTACAGTTGTTGCAG GGGTTTCTAACTGGGGAGGCTATGCTGTTGCTTGTGCACTGTACATCCTCAATACCTGTGAAATACATGACCGCTATCTGAGGAAAGCTGTGGGATTTCCTAGATGGTGTACAAACATGAACTGGGCATCAGCACTTCCATCTGTGGCTAAG